GGAGAGGGTGTGTTGATGGGGCTAAGGTGGGAGATGAGATGTGGGTTAGGTTAGGGTGCGTGTGAGAATGAGAGGTGAGTGGATATTAGAATAGGTTATATTATATAAGTTAATTAATGCAATTACTAGATAATTAAGTGTGTAAACTTAAATTCAAACCCATACATGCAGTTATGTCATTAACTAACGGACCAATTTGGCGGAAAGTAGTATGAGGGTTACGGTTACTTGTTAATAAAAAAAGTTAGGGGTACCACAGAGTTTTCTAAAAGCGAAGGGTTATTATGTAGAAACGCAAAAATATAGGGATACTATATAGAAAAACTCTTTTAGTATTTTGCTTTGAAAATATATACTCCCTTCATCCCCATTATTTGTTTGCCTTTggtttgacacaaagaccaaagaaagagGAGGCCAATTATTATTTGACAACTTGACCAAATTCAGCGGTGAGGATCCGGGATTCAATTACTCATCAAATGCATTCTTAAAATGGAAAGACAAATAGttaactgagacaccccaaaattgAATAGGCAAACAAATGACTGGGACAAAAGAAGTATATTTTTCACGAAATAATAGGTGATAGTATGACACCCAACTATGAAACTATTAACAGTAGACTAAGGGTTGTGCATCGGTCCAGAATTAGACCGAACTGGACTGAAATCGGAATCAACAAAAAACTCGGATCGAACCGGAAAATTTCCGGTCCAAGATCGGACCAGATCGgttggaccgaaatttatttttGCATATCCACTTTTTCCAATTCCGGTCTATTGGACCGAATCGGACCGGTTGAACCAGATTAAATAGGTCTACAATATTTTTTAAAGAATATTTTAAGAAAAAATATCAAATACCAATAAATTCGGGTTTTTCGGACCGGATCGGACCGGAAACCGGAATCTACaaaatggtggaccggagacCGTCAGAATTTTTAGTTCCGATTCCGATTCGGACCGGTCTATTTTTCCGATTCGGACCTAATTTTGCACACTCCTAATAACACTATGTTTGCTTGAGTAACGTAAGGaagtacttcctccatttcattcaATTATATATATTTGCCTTTTTGGACACTATTCATAAGTGGGGAGAATCTTCGATACAACTCTAATATATAGcataaaagatagtcatgtgagatcttgtttaaattgtcttaccgagtacattgtgaatatcaaatttttataattttactaATATGcaactaaagatatgaacaaaaggAAATGAGAATTGATATAAGTATATAAAGTAAATGTATAAAATTGAATAAAATGAAGTATAAAGTACTTATATGATGAGTCTTTTTGCGATTCCGGAGGGCCTTATTGAAGACTTACACACGGTGGCAGCCCGGTTTTGGTGGGGATCGAAAGAGGGTGAGCGCAAGCTTCATTGGTGGTCATGGGAGAAGATGTGTCAGCCAAAATCGCTTGGTGGGATGGGGTTTCGAGATATGCGGATTTTCAATCAGGCTCTCTTGGCTAAGCAAGTGTGGAGATTGTTGGTGAGACCGGAGTCCTTGGTGTGCCGGATCCTTAAGGCTAAATATTTCAAACACGGGTCGATTTTGGATGCAAGGAGAGGTTTTGACCCGAGTTTTACATGGAGGAGCCTGTGGAACGCCAAATCATTACTGATGGACGGCTTAAGGTGGAGAGTAGGGGATGGGAGGAATATTAAGGTATGGGAAGATGCGTGGGTACCTGGCAGCGAGGGAACACGGTTTTTAGCACCAAACATTGAAGCTAATCCCGAGATGTTGGTTGAAGAGCTCATCGACAGAGAAAATGGAGGTTGGAAGGCTAGTCTTCTTAATGATCTTTTCACGTCTGAGGAGGTCAAAGCTATTATGAGCATTCCGTTGAGCAGAGCGGGTTGATGACCAGTTATTTTGGTGGCCAAATAGATCGGGCATGTACTCCGTCAAGTCGGGTTATTGGTTAGGGAAAAGATCGGTTTCGCCAGTGGAGCATTTAAACAATGAGCAGGGCGTTGCAGGGTGGTGGAAACAGATTTGGAAGCTCCAAATCCCCCCGAAATTAGCTCATTTCGTGTGGCGTGCTAGCACCAATTTGTTGGGAGTTCGAGCAAATCTCGCTTTCCGTCACTGTGTGCAAGATCCCCTTTGTCCTAAATGCCTTGGCGCTCCTGAGACCATCATTCATGCCTTGTTTAATTGTGGGTGGGCAAGGGAGTTTTGGGAACAAAGCGAGTTTGTCGAATTGCACCAAGGAGCTCCGCGGTCTTCCTGTGCAGGGTGGTTCGCGTGGATGGCAGAGCGTCTAGACAGAAGGGCTTTTCCGAGGTACTTGGCTTTGGTGTGGGCTATATGGCATATCCGTAATACCCTAATCTTTGAGGAAGTTGAACCCCACCGGGATGTGGTGATGTTGGGTTTCATAAAAATGGTAGAAGAGTATGCGAGCTTCAAGGTGCAGGGGCGGGTTCTGGGGGAAAATGGTGGTGGGTCAGCCGTGATGGGGTGGGGTCGGCCTGATCAGGGGTGGGTGAAGGTTAATACAGACGCAGCAATTTTTGAAAATGGAGAGGTTGGGTTAGTGGCAGTGGTCAGGAACGAGGACGGAGTGGTTCTCTCGGTGGGCTCGAGGAGATTGGTTGGGGGTGGACACCGGAGGTGGCAGAGGCGAAGGCAATgtgtttcggcttggaagtggctCTTGATGGAGGCTGGGGGCAACTGGTTGTCGAAAGTGATGCTAAGGTGGTGGTTGATGCAGTGGTCTCGAGGTCTTTTGCTAGAACTCCTTTTGGTCTTTGTGTTAGGGATATTTGTAGTCGTGCCCGTTTGTTACCTCGGTGTAAGTTTACTCATGTCAAGCGAGAAGGTAATACAGTAGCTACCATGTCGCTAGGTTGTCACCATCAGCGAATATGGACCTTTTGTACTCTGAAAATTTTCCGGATGCTATTCTTGCATTGGCGGAAATTGATTTAATATAAATTtccttttccaaaaaaaaaaaagtactcgTACAAGGATATGACTTATTATTGGGATGATTTCGAGATAAAGCCCCTAAACAATTCAATAATCGGCTGAAATTATTCATGCGTCAGAAGACACTTATTTCACATTTTAAGCATACAACTAGTTTTGaaacccgtgaaaaatcacgggtcctatacaaattttctatttttattaatactacttgtataaaacagattttgatttgGAAACATTGCAGACGATAAAATAGGATGGAAATTATGAGATTGAACATAATAACACGgtaatataaacaataataatatgaGATTAGTGGGGAATAGAGGCATTGTATTTATCGTTAAAATGTGGGTCTTTGtaacaaatacaaaaaaaaatctaATCATGAGTAACTCTTCTTCTCCTCTATTAACAACCTAGTAAATTAATGGGATTTAGGCATTTAGTAGAGAGTTTTTTGAATGTATATGTTGAACGAATGACGTTGCTCATTGCTCTGATGATTCATGATTTATGCTAACTCGTAAATTCAGTAATGATTTGCAttctcaattcatcatactcaaattaaatAGTCTAATTACATGTATATAGACAAAAGTTGTTTATATAGAAATCAATGATTAATACTTAATTATACATGGGTTATGTATTATGTAACTTCAAGATATTGGTGCTCCGGAGATTGAAGATTTTCTTAACCGCCAATTTACCAAAGGCGGTCAAGTTTTTCTCCTTCAATAGGTAAAAGAAAAATAGTCTAACAAAGTGAatgaagtaagactaatatagtaattgaatacattgaatacgtgtctctccatttcaaatttaattatcatttgatggttttttttttctcttgtaaGATTATCCGTCGATGTTGTGTCGATACTATCACTACAACTAAAAGGCCAAGAATAACTAATAGGCTAAAAACCTTAGCATAATTATTGGaacaaaaatagataggctaatatcaattaaaatgtcaacGACATAAAAATACATCCTCAATATGGTGATTACTCCATTCAAGAGCTTCAGATTTGATCATccatatgaacacatcctccaacatcaaatatcgtgttaactgatattgaactaatatctaaaataaaaaaaattgataattcttaaattgtgttctgtactcaccgattgtcatgtattaataattaaaataggaaaatctcccaaaaaaacagaaattccaagaaaaaaatgagaaacatcatgctacctcttaaaaaatccacatacttgtcgattgtcatttgcacgtattgatctccaagtatgtcatgctcatgctcctgaaaattcaatcaattgtacaaattagtattatgctAAAATTATTTGTACACAaaatacaaaattgcataagatataccgagtatatgtaaaatattatcaaatgagttttgtattaataattaaaatagaaaaatctcccaaaaaaaaagaaattccaagaaaaaaaatgaaaaatactatgctacctcttaaaaaatccacatacttgtcgattgtcatttgcacgtattgatctccaagtatgtcatggtcctgaaaattcaatcaattgtacaaattagtattatgccaaaatcaattgtaaacgaaatacaaaattgcataagatataccgggtatatttaaaatattatcaaataagtTTGACCAATATAGTAAAATCTTATAATGGAAAAGAGAACATGAGAAAAGCGAATGAGTTGTAGGCtgataaaaaattataataaaaatgcatgtctATTGTTGTGCTCATGGAAAAAATATTATCatctcaagaaaaaaaaaaagtagtaattaagatgttataatATCATCAAAAGATTTAAggtaaactaaaaatatgaatcattataaagaaacttgagaaatgagttatggagaaagaatatgaaaagtatggttaaatgcttgtggtgaattgaataaagtattgaagtggaagaagaaaaaaagtttgttgtcttctttaattttttttaatattgtaattgtaagaataaatattaggggacataaaagacaataatgatgatatgatgagaCTTGTAATATGGCTTCTTGAAATCATGTGGTTATATCAAATGTCATTTAAAAGTGTACTCAATGTTAGCCTTTTTATACTATTTATTATATagattttaaagaaataaataaatatatactttaattttatgagttgtgttaatatgaaaaaatttaaccgattcactaacatctatgttctcttccaaaattttcaattaaaatgtgaaatataattgtaaattatgaaacttttatgtgaattttggtaaattacatctttttttggttttttttagctcatcaaatatttaatatatacatttagtttaagaatattaatgatgtcttttgattttctttatttgtatgttacacaatatgtaatgatatttttgtaaggacttttagtaatcattcaatttttttttaagaatcatatcaaataaccaataatctaataataattaataaataataattaaacagTCAATAAAAAATTAATGGAAATTAATGGGGTATAAAATATTAAATGCTAATGCCatgtgaaattaaattaaatgctttaatctaaccttttaactatattgtatagatttacttaagtatttacagaatttgtttgtaaattacttaaattaaataaatattttcttttccatatattttatattttccaaaaccttatcctttacatgaaataatttcatgaactaaatacggtatttctacccttttaaaattctattattagtgtttaatttcacttaagtatttacggaatttgtttgtaaattacttaaattaaataaatattttccttttcatatattttacattttcctaagaaaatattttatatgatctttaatacttatttgtcgattaattagttctgtaaaacatcttctatatacaacaaagttataataacaataatagtgaGTTAATGCCTTTCaaaaaaaagtagtgaattagtgacaatacaattttttttgttttcaacttcatttattcttctttgttcttaatttcttatgtattcaattttttttattttgaatacATATAAtagtactccatatgaaatatcttgaaattattaacttatagttaatgcgtatttttttattgtagttttttttttttttgagttaattaaatttaaatctaatggaatatggatggatttttaaagtaaataagtgaattaaattaatgcaatataataataaattggataatcaacgtcatattagtttgccaagtcacatgtTATTGtatacgtggctttttttcatccaaTGTGGCATTGTTTATGTGacatttttaggctagccttttaatagtatttatagattattGTATAGATGGTACAATGTTCAAGTCCATCACAACACAAAATCACGCTTTAAATAGAGACTATCCGTTTAAAGTTATAGACGAATTAAACATATGACTATTTACATAATAAGATAAATAACAAGTAGAATGACGGAATTACTATTCATacaaaaattaaattatttgaccGTTTACAATGAGACTAATTGTCATCCCAAATGCTAAAAATGCGTAAACCATTAGATAAATAGTAAAGCTTAATTAAAACACATGTCACATCTCACTCTCTAGCTAAGCCAGTAATTTGATTATGAGACGTGTATTGCTGAATATCCACTGATCACCAATTGGCCAGACCACATGTCCACATGTATGCAATTTAAATCTATTTTAAACCGTACGATATGTTTTTCCCACCATTTGCAGCTTTGTCATTTTACATATGGTGGACTCGAGCTTTGTCATTTTACACAAAATACTTAAAAATTTTGATTTGCATTTTAAAAAAGGTCATAATTCGTGCTTAAGAGATAGGAAtgtgacgttttttttttttttgcaaataaattgtctttttgagaaatacgatttgaaaaaaaaaacgagtttggaattcgtgaccaagagatatggtcactcaaagtttgttcggtcaaaaaaactttgacatacaaaaactcctagccacgggatccaaatacaacaattttttttccaaatcgtaGTACTTGAAAAGTCGatcgattaaaaaaaaaaaccgtcacatttcgatctcgtaaacacgagttatggcctCTTAAAGTTTTTCGGATCAAAATTTTTGGTATTTCGTGCAAAATGACAAATCTCAAGGGCACCGTGTGCATTTTCTGTTAGTAAAAACTAAAATGTTATAGTCTTATACTCTTATGTTTTAGAGTATCTTGTTTCGTTTTATGTTTAAGGCCTTGTTATTTTGGACTggaactgatctgaactgaactgaatttataggatctgaactgaactgaacttataggatttgaactgaacttatagaatctgaagtaaacttaaattaagtgacgtataggatctgaactgaacttataggatctgaactgaacttataagatcttaactgaactgaaattatagGATCTGAACCGAACTGAATTTatctgaacttatagaatctgaactgaacttataggatctgaaatgaacttaaattaagtgactttaagccCAAAAGAACAGGACCTTAGTATATCAGTATGGTCGTATGACCGGTGAGTCATGGTACAAGAATGCATGTAAAACTAGTAAAGaacctctccatttcttttaagAAATGAAGGTTCGTTATTTCTCAGCGGCCCGTAAATTTGGGCTCGATCGGACGATTGTAGATTTATATGTAAATAAAAAAGTAAATGAAGAAAATTGaaatatataatataataacATTTTGTCAGAGAAAATGAAgagaaaagaaatagaaaaaatcCATTTTAACGTAAAATAATAACTTAAGTTATCACCATTAAATATTAGTGAGAATGATTTAAAATCGCGAAAGTGGCAATTTACCCCCTTAAATTTGTTCCACAGTGAAATTAGGCCCCTTAAGTTTATAtacataaaaaatattaattttaaatttattaatttatataaaattatTCATTTAAAGAATAATTTTGCATTCATctataataaacaaaataaaaaaatgataaaaattcatGAACTATTCTTACATTTATAATAAATTTTCTAACAATTGTATAATTATAAGAAAATACTCGCCATTACAATTATACTatattttataaaagttataaaAAATAAATTTTGTATTTGATTAATTGTATTATTAAATGAATTTTGGTGGAATTTCATGAAAAATCAAATAATGATGTTTAAttttacttttcactaaagttatggGGTTTGATTGTTATAAATAAAACTTAAAGGACCTAATTTCACTATTGGACAAAGTTAAGGGGACAAATTAACACTTATACGAATTTAAAATGAATAGATGCTATATAGGTCAAACGTAGTTGTATATTAGGCACTAACACGAGTGAAATATTCGAGGAGCATCATAATTCATAAGCACTAGACTAATGGGGCGGTATGGGCTAATTGTTTTGTTTAGTA
This sequence is a window from Silene latifolia isolate original U9 population chromosome 8, ASM4854445v1, whole genome shotgun sequence. Protein-coding genes within it:
- the LOC141595128 gene encoding putative mitochondrial protein AtMg00310; protein product: MSLFAIPEGLIEDLHTVAARFWWGSKEGERKLHWWSWEKMCQPKSLGGMGFRDMRIFNQALLAKQVWRLLVRPESLVCRILKAKYFKHGSILDARRGFDPSFTWRSLWNAKSLLMDGLRWRVGDGRNIKVWEDAWVPGSEGTRFLAPNIEANPEMLVEELIDRENGGWKASLLNDLFTSEEVKAIMSIPLSRAG